A single Mangrovimonas sp. YM274 DNA region contains:
- a CDS encoding SPOR domain-containing protein, translating to MTHKNTKKALLGFCLFLGAVSYIHAQQGIVTVDKSKEITQLLEFKKDINTVALYKIQIFSGNRSGAEKAQSEFNDTYEDWPVAMEYDTPHYKIQVGTFRSRLEADKALIKIKANYPNAFIFQPKTEIK from the coding sequence ATGACTCACAAAAATACGAAAAAAGCGCTACTAGGGTTCTGCTTATTTTTAGGAGCTGTTTCCTACATACATGCCCAACAAGGAATTGTAACGGTAGACAAGAGCAAAGAAATCACGCAACTTTTGGAATTTAAAAAGGATATCAACACTGTTGCTTTGTACAAAATACAAATTTTTTCAGGAAATCGCTCTGGAGCAGAAAAAGCCCAATCAGAGTTCAATGATACCTACGAAGATTGGCCGGTAGCAATGGAATATGATACTCCACACTACAAAATACAAGTGGGCACTTTTAGAAGTCGTTTAGAAGCTGACAAAGCGCTTATCAAGATTAAAGCCAATTACCCCAATGCTTTTATCTTTCAACCAAAAACAGAAATCAAATAA
- a CDS encoding cytochrome c3 family protein, translating into MKQVIYRKLTSKIIRLGFLVLLTLSASLRAQEGDPAKGKSLFNTNCAACHNLDKQMTGPALRHVETRLADEQGLDREWLSAWIRNSAGLIKSGDAYANQIFAEFNNTPMTAFATLSDQDIADILAYTAQEKAEPKVEVATTGGAATQASGSGISNEIILGALALLFALLAMALILVRQTLNKFAEAKGVDITEGEARLPLWKAFAKNQFLVLVTAIFLLLASAYFVYGYLMQVGVDQGYQPVQPIHFSHKIHAGDNGIDCKYCHSSARVSKTSGIPSLNVCMNCHKSIYEYNGETTVEHSKEFYDGEIQKLYAAAGWSDADQKYTGESQPVKWIRIHNLPDFAYFNHSQHVSVGGIQCQTCHGPVEEMEIMYQHAPLTMGWCINCHRETEVKVQDNEYYAKIHEQLSKKYGVEKLTAAQMGGLECGKCHY; encoded by the coding sequence ATGAAACAGGTGATATACCGTAAATTGACCTCTAAGATTATTCGATTAGGGTTTCTTGTTCTACTCACACTTTCAGCCTCTTTAAGGGCGCAAGAAGGAGACCCTGCAAAGGGGAAATCCTTGTTCAATACTAACTGTGCAGCTTGTCATAATTTAGACAAGCAAATGACAGGGCCTGCCTTGAGACACGTTGAAACTAGATTGGCCGATGAGCAAGGTTTGGACCGTGAGTGGCTTAGTGCTTGGATACGTAACAGTGCTGGATTGATTAAGTCTGGCGATGCGTATGCTAATCAAATTTTTGCAGAATTCAACAATACGCCTATGACGGCGTTCGCTACTTTAAGCGATCAAGATATAGCAGATATCTTAGCGTATACCGCGCAAGAGAAGGCTGAACCTAAAGTAGAAGTTGCCACGACGGGTGGTGCTGCTACACAAGCTTCTGGTTCGGGTATTTCAAATGAAATTATTTTAGGGGCTTTAGCATTGTTGTTTGCCTTGTTGGCAATGGCTTTGATTTTGGTGAGACAAACTTTAAACAAGTTTGCTGAAGCTAAGGGTGTTGACATTACTGAAGGCGAAGCTAGATTGCCATTATGGAAGGCGTTTGCTAAAAACCAATTCTTGGTTTTGGTGACTGCTATTTTCTTATTGTTGGCGAGTGCGTACTTTGTGTATGGTTACTTAATGCAGGTAGGGGTTGATCAAGGGTATCAGCCAGTACAGCCAATTCACTTCTCACACAAAATTCACGCAGGTGATAACGGTATCGATTGTAAATACTGTCACTCTTCTGCTCGTGTAAGTAAAACTTCAGGGATTCCATCTTTAAATGTTTGTATGAACTGTCACAAGTCAATCTACGAATATAATGGAGAGACTACTGTAGAGCATAGCAAAGAATTTTACGATGGTGAAATCCAAAAGCTATATGCAGCTGCAGGATGGAGCGATGCTGACCAAAAGTATACAGGAGAATCGCAGCCTGTGAAATGGATAAGAATTCATAATCTACCAGATTTCGCATATTTCAACCACTCACAACACGTTTCTGTTGGAGGGATTCAGTGTCAAACTTGTCACGGTCCAGTTGAAGAAATGGAAATCATGTATCAACATGCTCCACTTACTATGGGATGGTGTATCAACTGTCACAGAGAAACAGAGGTGAAAGTTCAGGATAATGAGTACTATGCTAAGATCCATGAACAATTATCTAAAAAGTACGGAGTAGAAAAGCTTACTGCTGCTCAAATGGGTGGTCTGGAATGTGGTAAGTGTCATTATTAA
- a CDS encoding TAT-variant-translocated molybdopterin oxidoreductase: MSSNKKYWKSVEELNENSSIVETLKQNEFVEEIPTDEFLGDKASLESSSTTRRDFLKYVGFSTAAASLAACEGPVIKSIPYVVQPEEIVPGVANYYATTIADGYDFASVLVKTREGRPIKIENNALAAVNGSANARVNASVLGLYDSLRVQGPMKGDAAITWNEFDAQTNQKLNEVKASGKQIVLLTQTFASPSTSALIAEFAAKFGNVKHVQYDAVSESAALDAYQAKYGERGLANYDFSKASTIVSIGADFLGDWQGGGFDSGYAKGRVPNHGKMSRHIQFESNMSLTGANADKRVPLTPTQQKQALAKLYTLVVGGSVSADLPEAVAQSVANAAAQIKSAGANAVVVTGLQDVNAQTVVLEINSHLKSKAFYPKTTIKTRQGNDKAVAALVADMKAGKVGAVIMSGVNPMYTLPNAADFAEGLKQTDLSIAFSLKKDETSALTQYIAAAPHYLESWGDVEMKKGHYGLTQPTIRPLFDTRQFQEALLKWNGSATTYHDYIKQTWNASVLGGASFSQALHDGVFTTNHSVVVETPEGAHHEDKTFVGGIIEDVAEGLGLKKEEEGTVETTTATSGAAAARALAGATSQGMELVFYSKTGMGDGQQANNPWLQEFPDPISRVSWDNYLTVSKADAESLDLKNVHVATGALDGSYADVTVNGTTLKNVPVLIQPGQAKGTVGLAFGYGRTEGLKEEMKTGVNAFTLYQDFNTVQNVTVAAAAGMHEFACIQLHNTLMGRGDIVKETTLEIFNTKDKSHWNAIPVVSLNHEETPVTSPDVDLWDEFDRSIGHHFNLSIDLNACTGCGACVIACHAENNVPVVGKEEVRRSRDMHWLRIDRYYSSEDSFEGDNEKKDNIAGLGSSLTGFGEMEHPADNPQVAFQPVMCQHCNHAPCETVCPVAATSHGRQGQNHMAYNRCVGTRYCANNCPYKVRRFNWFLYNGNDEFDYHMNDDLGRMVLNPDVVVRSRGVMEKCSMCIQMTQKTVLDAKRDGRVIKDGEFQTACSAACSSGAMVFGDINDKDSKVAHLKDDNRMYHLLEHIGTKPNVIYQTKVRNTTEA; encoded by the coding sequence ATGTCATCAAACAAGAAATACTGGAAAAGTGTTGAAGAGCTTAACGAGAACAGCTCTATTGTTGAGACGCTAAAACAAAACGAATTTGTTGAAGAGATTCCAACTGATGAGTTTTTAGGAGATAAGGCCTCCTTGGAGAGTTCTTCTACAACACGTCGTGATTTCTTAAAATACGTTGGCTTTAGTACAGCTGCTGCTTCTTTGGCAGCCTGTGAAGGGCCGGTAATTAAGTCTATCCCTTACGTAGTGCAACCGGAGGAAATCGTTCCTGGTGTTGCCAACTACTATGCAACGACGATTGCAGATGGATATGACTTTGCAAGCGTTTTAGTTAAAACCCGTGAAGGTCGTCCAATTAAAATCGAAAACAATGCTTTAGCTGCTGTTAATGGTAGTGCCAATGCAAGAGTGAACGCATCTGTTTTAGGATTGTACGATAGTTTAAGGGTGCAAGGACCAATGAAAGGTGATGCTGCGATCACTTGGAATGAATTTGATGCGCAAACAAATCAAAAACTGAATGAGGTTAAGGCTTCTGGAAAACAAATTGTGTTGTTAACTCAAACGTTTGCCAGTCCTTCAACTTCAGCTTTGATTGCTGAGTTTGCTGCCAAGTTTGGAAACGTTAAGCACGTACAATACGATGCGGTTTCTGAATCTGCTGCATTAGATGCTTACCAAGCTAAATACGGTGAAAGAGGTCTTGCTAACTACGATTTTTCCAAAGCGTCAACTATCGTATCGATAGGTGCAGATTTCTTAGGAGATTGGCAAGGAGGCGGATTTGATTCTGGATATGCTAAAGGACGTGTACCTAACCACGGTAAAATGTCTAGACATATTCAATTTGAATCAAACATGTCGTTAACTGGTGCCAACGCCGATAAGCGTGTACCATTAACACCTACACAACAAAAACAAGCTTTAGCAAAACTTTATACATTAGTGGTTGGTGGATCTGTATCTGCAGACTTACCAGAAGCTGTGGCTCAATCAGTTGCAAATGCTGCTGCTCAAATTAAGAGCGCTGGTGCTAATGCTGTAGTTGTAACAGGACTTCAAGATGTAAATGCTCAAACTGTGGTATTGGAAATCAATAGCCACTTGAAGAGTAAAGCATTTTATCCTAAAACAACTATCAAAACTAGACAAGGTAACGATAAGGCTGTAGCTGCTTTGGTAGCAGATATGAAAGCTGGTAAAGTTGGAGCTGTCATCATGAGTGGTGTAAACCCAATGTATACCTTACCTAATGCTGCTGATTTTGCTGAAGGATTAAAACAAACAGATTTGTCAATTGCATTCTCTTTGAAGAAAGATGAAACGTCTGCGTTGACACAATATATCGCTGCAGCACCTCACTATTTGGAGTCTTGGGGTGATGTAGAAATGAAGAAGGGACACTACGGGTTAACACAGCCTACTATTCGTCCTTTGTTCGACACAAGACAATTCCAAGAAGCTTTATTGAAGTGGAATGGAAGTGCAACAACTTATCACGATTATATCAAGCAAACTTGGAATGCTAGTGTATTGGGAGGAGCTTCTTTCAGTCAAGCATTGCATGATGGTGTGTTTACTACTAACCACAGTGTTGTAGTGGAAACTCCAGAAGGTGCTCACCACGAAGACAAAACGTTTGTTGGTGGTATCATTGAAGATGTTGCTGAAGGATTAGGTCTTAAGAAAGAAGAGGAAGGTACTGTAGAAACGACTACAGCTACTTCTGGAGCTGCCGCAGCAAGAGCTTTGGCAGGGGCCACTTCTCAAGGAATGGAATTGGTATTCTATTCTAAAACAGGAATGGGAGATGGTCAACAGGCCAACAACCCTTGGTTGCAAGAATTCCCAGATCCTATTTCTCGTGTGTCTTGGGATAACTACCTAACGGTATCCAAGGCAGATGCAGAAAGCTTAGACTTGAAAAACGTACACGTAGCTACCGGAGCTTTAGATGGTAGTTATGCCGATGTAACCGTAAACGGAACGACCTTGAAGAATGTTCCTGTGTTGATCCAACCAGGGCAGGCTAAAGGAACTGTTGGTTTAGCGTTTGGTTATGGTAGAACTGAAGGATTGAAAGAAGAAATGAAGACGGGTGTTAACGCCTTTACGTTATACCAAGATTTCAATACAGTTCAAAATGTAACGGTGGCTGCTGCTGCCGGAATGCATGAGTTTGCATGTATCCAGTTGCACAATACCTTGATGGGACGTGGAGATATTGTTAAGGAAACTACCTTAGAGATTTTCAATACGAAAGATAAATCTCATTGGAATGCTATTCCTGTAGTGTCTTTGAACCACGAAGAAACGCCTGTAACATCTCCAGATGTTGATTTATGGGATGAGTTCGATCGTTCTATCGGGCATCACTTTAACCTTTCTATCGACTTGAACGCTTGTACAGGTTGTGGGGCTTGTGTAATTGCATGTCACGCTGAAAACAACGTTCCTGTGGTAGGTAAAGAAGAAGTGCGTCGTAGCCGTGATATGCACTGGTTACGTATCGATAGATACTATTCTTCTGAAGACTCTTTCGAAGGGGATAATGAGAAGAAAGACAATATCGCTGGACTTGGAAGTTCATTGACAGGATTTGGAGAAATGGAACATCCAGCCGACAATCCTCAAGTAGCTTTCCAACCAGTAATGTGTCAGCACTGTAACCACGCACCTTGTGAAACTGTATGTCCTGTTGCGGCAACGTCACACGGTCGTCAAGGACAAAACCACATGGCTTATAACCGTTGTGTAGGTACTCGTTACTGTGCAAACAACTGTCCTTATAAAGTACGTCGATTCAACTGGTTCCTTTACAACGGAAACGATGAATTCGATTATCATATGAATGACGATTTAGGTCGTATGGTATTGAACCCAGACGTAGTGGTACGTTCTCGTGGAGTTATGGAAAAATGTTCTATGTGTATCCAAATGACACAAAAAACGGTTCTTGACGCTAAACGTGATGGACGTGTGATTAAGGATGGTGAATTCCAAACAGCATGTTCTGCAGCTTGTAGCAGTGGTGCCATGGTATTTGGAGATATCAATGATAAGGATAGTAAAGTAGCCCACCTTAAGGATGATAACCGTATGTATCACTTGTTAGAGCACATTGGAACAAAACCAAACGTGATCTACCAAACTAAGGTGAGAAACACAACAGAAGCATAA
- a CDS encoding DUF3341 domain-containing protein, with amino-acid sequence MESSSKVIHAIYTDDDVLMSAVKKVRAEKHHIEEVYTPFPVHGLDKAMGLAPTRIAIAAFIYGCIGLTVAITMMNFIMIEDWPQNIGGKPSFSYIENMPAFVPIMFELTVFFAAHLMVITFYLRSRMWPFKNAENPDPRTTDDHFLMEIPVHGNEAELEQLLKETGAVEINIVNKDEAH; translated from the coding sequence ATGGAATCTTCATCAAAAGTAATTCACGCAATATATACCGACGACGATGTGTTGATGTCGGCAGTGAAGAAGGTAAGAGCTGAGAAACATCATATAGAAGAAGTTTACACGCCATTTCCGGTTCACGGACTAGACAAGGCGATGGGATTGGCACCAACACGTATAGCTATTGCAGCTTTTATTTACGGATGTATTGGTTTAACGGTAGCCATCACCATGATGAACTTCATCATGATCGAAGACTGGCCACAAAACATTGGTGGTAAACCTAGTTTTAGTTATATAGAAAACATGCCTGCATTTGTGCCTATCATGTTTGAGTTGACCGTATTTTTTGCAGCTCACTTAATGGTAATCACGTTTTACCTACGCAGTAGAATGTGGCCATTCAAGAATGCTGAGAACCCGGATCCAAGAACTACAGATGACCATTTCTTAATGGAAATCCCAGTTCACGGTAATGAAGCTGAATTGGAGCAACTACTTAAGGAAACCGGTGCAGTAGAAATTAATATAGTTAACAAAGACGAAGCACATTAA
- a CDS encoding cytochrome c — protein MKGLIKITVLSIIAVAFVSCKKDSRPNYQFMPNMYESVGYETYSESDAFANGVEAQVPAEGTVARGYLPFDFDNTAEGYALAKTNLMSPLDSTQVDLAKGKELYDIYCGICHGNKGDGQGNLVKREKILGIPRYDDAGRAITEGSIYHTIYYGKNAMGSYANQLSEEERWHVVAYVLDLKAKLEK, from the coding sequence ATGAAAGGCTTAATAAAAATAACAGTTTTATCAATTATAGCAGTGGCATTTGTGTCTTGTAAGAAGGATTCAAGACCAAACTACCAGTTTATGCCAAACATGTACGAGTCGGTAGGATATGAGACCTATTCAGAGTCTGATGCCTTTGCAAACGGAGTGGAAGCTCAAGTTCCTGCAGAAGGAACCGTAGCAAGAGGGTACTTACCTTTTGACTTTGACAACACTGCAGAAGGCTATGCGCTAGCAAAAACTAATTTAATGAGTCCTTTGGATTCTACTCAAGTAGATTTGGCTAAAGGAAAAGAACTATACGACATCTACTGCGGGATCTGTCATGGTAACAAAGGAGATGGCCAAGGTAACTTGGTAAAGCGTGAAAAGATATTGGGTATCCCTAGATATGACGATGCTGGACGCGCCATCACAGAAGGTAGTATCTACCATACTATATACTACGGTAAAAATGCGATGGGTTCATATGCCAATCAGTTAAGTGAAGAAGAACGTTGGCATGTGGTTGCATACGTTTTAGACCTAAAAGCGAAATTAGAAAAATAA
- a CDS encoding quinol:cytochrome C oxidoreductase, which produces MYTFSNRLKTFSIALMIIGAVGVLIGFMTSHKSFEEVEAIVAAESAHHGGGHDAEAAHVAPAASHDTHAADGHGGEEVNHEDAHKKHIEHVQHQIANRPWSALYVAAFFFMMIALGALAFYAIQFAAQAGWSPVLFRVMEGITAYVLPGAVIVVLIGVASGTIGHYNLFVWMDPEVVAHDKLIQGKAGWLNTWGFAIRGFIFIAGWFLYRHFARKFSIAQDSADDNKNFKKSFRISAAFLVFFIYTESMMSWDWIMSVDPHWFSTLFGWYVFASMFVSAITVIAMITLYLKNKGLLPFVNDSHLHDLAKFMFGISIFWTYLWFSQFMLIWYSNIPEEVTYFVTRLEDYKLPFLGMVAMNFLFPLLLLMNSDYKRIPWFVVMAGVVILAGHYLDIFNMIMPATVGDRWFIGIPEIGSVLLFGGLFIFVVFTALTKAPLLAKGNPYIKESEHFHY; this is translated from the coding sequence ATGTATACATTCTCAAATAGATTAAAGACATTCTCTATCGCATTAATGATTATCGGAGCGGTAGGTGTTCTTATTGGTTTTATGACATCTCATAAATCTTTTGAAGAGGTAGAAGCCATAGTTGCTGCTGAAAGTGCCCACCACGGTGGAGGACATGATGCTGAAGCAGCTCATGTAGCGCCTGCAGCTTCACATGACACACATGCTGCAGATGGACATGGTGGTGAAGAAGTTAACCATGAAGATGCACATAAAAAGCATATAGAACATGTGCAACACCAAATTGCCAACAGACCTTGGTCTGCGCTTTACGTAGCAGCTTTCTTCTTTATGATGATTGCACTTGGAGCTTTGGCGTTTTATGCTATCCAGTTTGCTGCACAAGCAGGTTGGTCTCCCGTATTGTTTAGAGTAATGGAAGGTATTACAGCCTATGTATTGCCTGGTGCAGTAATCGTAGTATTGATTGGTGTAGCCTCAGGAACTATTGGTCATTACAATCTATTTGTATGGATGGATCCAGAAGTTGTAGCTCATGATAAATTGATCCAAGGTAAAGCAGGATGGTTGAACACTTGGGGCTTCGCTATTAGAGGATTTATCTTTATTGCAGGATGGTTTTTATACCGTCACTTTGCTCGTAAATTTTCTATCGCTCAGGATAGCGCCGATGATAACAAGAACTTTAAAAAGTCATTCCGTATTTCGGCTGCTTTCTTAGTATTCTTCATTTACACTGAATCTATGATGTCTTGGGATTGGATCATGAGTGTTGACCCACACTGGTTCTCTACTTTATTTGGATGGTATGTGTTTGCAAGTATGTTTGTAAGTGCGATTACTGTAATTGCTATGATTACACTTTATCTGAAAAACAAAGGCTTATTGCCATTTGTAAATGATAGCCACTTGCATGACTTAGCTAAATTCATGTTTGGTATTTCTATTTTCTGGACCTACTTATGGTTCTCTCAGTTCATGTTGATTTGGTATTCTAACATTCCAGAGGAGGTAACTTACTTTGTAACGCGTTTGGAGGATTACAAATTGCCATTCTTAGGTATGGTTGCCATGAACTTCTTGTTCCCATTATTATTGTTAATGAACAGTGATTACAAACGTATTCCTTGGTTTGTTGTTATGGCTGGTGTAGTTATCCTTGCAGGTCACTACCTAGATATATTCAACATGATCATGCCTGCCACTGTTGGTGACAGATGGTTCATTGGAATTCCGGAAATTGGTTCAGTATTGTTATTTGGTGGATTGTTCATTTTTGTGGTATTTACCGCCTTGACAAAAGCACCTTTATTGGCCAAAGGAAATCCATACATCAAAGAGAGTGAACATTTCCATTATTAA
- a CDS encoding cytochrome c oxidase subunit II, with translation MTAFLTIIIVLFIAIAIWQMVKIFDLAQVGTSNSQIADDKDNKLNGYLMIGFLVFIYVITIVSIVKWGDLPLLSNSASEHGPQIDNLMTISLVIIFIVQTITQFLLHYFAFKYKGEKGRKALFYADNNKLEAIWTIIPVITLAGLIIYGLFTWTSIMNVDEDADPLVVELYAQQFNWKARYAGQDNVLGMANVRLIDNDRANILGLDEADPNAQDDVITTELHLPVGKPVLFKMRSQDVLHSAYMPHFRAQMNCVPGMITQFAFTPTITTAEMRQNPDIVDKVKNINDIRTEKSKELVAGGEEALDPYEFDYLLLCNKICGKSHYNMQMKIIVETQEEYDAWIKEQATFKNTITAN, from the coding sequence ATGACTGCTTTTTTAACAATTATAATAGTACTATTTATAGCTATTGCGATTTGGCAAATGGTGAAGATATTTGATTTGGCCCAAGTGGGGACTTCAAATTCTCAAATTGCCGATGATAAGGACAACAAACTTAATGGCTATTTAATGATAGGTTTCTTAGTCTTCATTTATGTTATAACGATTGTAAGTATCGTTAAATGGGGAGACTTACCATTATTGTCCAATTCTGCCTCAGAACACGGACCACAAATCGATAACTTAATGACCATTTCATTGGTAATTATCTTTATCGTACAAACCATTACTCAGTTCTTATTACACTACTTTGCCTTTAAATACAAAGGTGAAAAAGGAAGAAAGGCTTTATTCTATGCCGATAACAACAAATTGGAAGCTATCTGGACTATTATTCCTGTAATTACTTTGGCAGGTTTGATTATCTACGGTTTGTTCACTTGGACAAGCATTATGAATGTAGATGAAGATGCCGATCCTTTAGTAGTTGAATTGTATGCACAACAGTTTAACTGGAAAGCGCGTTACGCTGGTCAAGACAATGTGTTGGGTATGGCTAACGTAAGATTGATTGATAACGACCGTGCTAACATCCTTGGTTTGGACGAAGCTGATCCAAATGCTCAAGACGATGTAATCACTACAGAATTACATTTACCGGTTGGAAAGCCTGTATTGTTTAAAATGCGTTCTCAGGATGTATTGCACTCTGCTTACATGCCACACTTTAGAGCACAAATGAACTGTGTTCCTGGTATGATTACTCAGTTTGCATTCACGCCTACAATCACGACTGCTGAAATGCGTCAAAACCCAGATATCGTTGATAAAGTGAAAAACATCAACGACATTAGAACAGAGAAAAGTAAAGAGTTAGTTGCTGGTGGCGAGGAAGCTTTAGATCCTTATGAATTTGATTATTTGCTATTGTGTAATAAGATTTGTGGAAAATCTCACTACAACATGCAAATGAAGATCATTGTGGAAACACAAGAGGAATATGACGCTTGGATTAAGGAGCAAGCAACTTTTAAGAATACGATAACAGCTAACTAA
- a CDS encoding cbb3-type cytochrome c oxidase subunit I — MSAHADTHAHDDHGHHHKETFVTKYIFSMDHKMIAKQYLITGTIMGIIGIVMSLMFRMQIAWPEEPNVLFEALLGKWAPNGVMDADIYLALVTIHGTIMVFFVLTAGLSGTFSNLLIPLQIGARDMASGFLNMVSYWLFFLSSVIMVLSLFVEAGPAAAGWTIYPPLSALPMAQGGSGAGMTLWLVAMAIFIASSLLGSLNYVVTVINLRTKGMSMTRLPLTIWAFFVTAIIGIISFPVLLSAALLLIMDRSFGTSFFLSDIFIQGEVLHYQGGSPVLFEHLFWFLGHPEVYIVLLPALGITSEIISTNSRKPIFGYRAMVVSILAIAFLSTIVWGHHMFVSGMNPFLGSVFTFTTLLIAIPSAVKAFNYITTLWKGNLQMNPAMLFSIGLVSTFITGGLTGIILGDSALDINVHDTYFVVAHFHLVMGISALYGMFAGIYHWYPKMFGRMMNKNLGYIHFWITAICAYGVFFPMHFIGMAGLPRRYYTNSNFPLFDDLANVNVVITVFALIGGAFQLVFLYNFFSSMFFGKKAEQNPWKSNTLEWTTPVEHVHGNWPGEIPHVHRWAYDYSKPGHEADFVPQNVPLMDGEEELQH, encoded by the coding sequence ATGTCAGCACACGCAGATACTCACGCTCACGACGATCACGGGCATCATCATAAAGAGACTTTTGTAACTAAGTACATCTTTAGTATGGACCATAAGATGATTGCCAAGCAGTACTTGATTACAGGTACTATCATGGGAATTATCGGAATTGTTATGTCGCTTATGTTCCGTATGCAAATTGCATGGCCGGAAGAACCTAATGTGCTTTTTGAAGCATTATTAGGGAAATGGGCACCTAATGGTGTTATGGATGCCGATATTTATTTGGCTTTGGTTACTATTCACGGAACCATCATGGTATTCTTTGTATTAACTGCTGGTTTGAGTGGTACGTTCAGTAACTTGTTAATTCCCTTGCAAATTGGAGCAAGAGATATGGCCTCAGGATTCCTTAACATGGTATCTTACTGGTTGTTCTTCTTGTCAAGTGTTATCATGGTATTGTCTTTGTTTGTTGAAGCTGGTCCAGCTGCAGCAGGATGGACTATCTACCCGCCACTTTCTGCCTTACCAATGGCACAAGGAGGTTCTGGAGCAGGTATGACACTTTGGTTGGTAGCTATGGCTATTTTCATCGCATCTTCTTTGTTAGGATCTTTGAACTATGTGGTAACTGTTATCAACTTGCGTACAAAAGGAATGTCTATGACACGTTTACCGTTGACTATTTGGGCGTTCTTTGTAACTGCTATCATCGGTATTATTTCATTCCCGGTATTATTATCTGCAGCTTTGTTATTGATCATGGATAGAAGTTTTGGAACATCATTCTTCTTATCAGATATCTTTATTCAAGGTGAAGTATTGCATTACCAAGGAGGGTCTCCTGTATTGTTCGAGCACTTGTTCTGGTTCTTAGGTCACCCTGAGGTATACATCGTATTGTTACCTGCATTGGGGATTACTTCGGAAATTATCTCTACCAACTCACGTAAGCCTATCTTTGGTTACCGTGCCATGGTAGTGTCAATTTTGGCAATTGCATTCTTGTCAACCATCGTATGGGGTCACCACATGTTCGTATCAGGTATGAACCCATTCTTAGGGTCGGTATTTACCTTTACAACATTATTGATTGCAATTCCATCGGCTGTAAAAGCATTCAACTATATCACAACGCTTTGGAAGGGTAACTTGCAAATGAACCCTGCTATGTTGTTTTCTATTGGTTTGGTATCTACGTTCATCACTGGAGGTCTTACCGGAATCATCTTAGGGGATAGTGCTTTGGATATTAACGTTCACGATACATATTTCGTAGTGGCTCACTTCCACTTGGTAATGGGGATCTCTGCATTGTACGGAATGTTCGCTGGTATCTACCACTGGTATCCAAAAATGTTCGGACGCATGATGAACAAAAACTTGGGTTATATCCACTTCTGGATTACTGCTATCTGTGCTTATGGAGTATTCTTCCCAATGCACTTTATCGGGATGGCAGGTTTACCAAGACGTTACTATACGAACTCTAACTTCCCATTGTTTGACGATTTGGCAAACGTAAACGTTGTAATTACTGTGTTTGCTTTAATTGGAGGAGCGTTCCAGTTGGTATTCTTGTACAACTTCTTTAGCAGTATGTTCTTTGGTAAGAAAGCTGAACAAAACCCATGGAAATCCAACACGCTTGAATGGACGACTCCAGTGGAGCACGTTCACGGAAACTGGCCAGGGGAAATTCCTCACGTACACCGTTGGGCTTACGACTATAGCAAGCCAGGTCACGAGGCGGATTTCGTACCTCAAAACGTTCCATTAATGGACGGAGAAGAAGAATTACAACACTAA